The nucleotide window GAGGCGCCGGCGGGTCAGCCGGCGTGCGGCATGTGCTCCTCCTCGGGATCGAAGGTGTTGCCCTCGGCCGGGATCGGGTGAGCCTGCAGGATCCGGGCCATGTGCACCAGGTTGTGGGCCATCCAGCGGGTGGTCCGCTTGGTGTAGGCATGGTCCTGGCCCACGTCGAGGTAGCTGGGCCCGGGCCCCGCGTCGCCCACCCAGTAGGTGTCGGCGTTCGGCGGGACGGTGCAGCCGAGATGGGTCATGTTGAACAATGTCGTCTCCGCCGCCGAGTGGGCGCCGTCCTCGTTGCCGGTCACCACCACGCCGGCGACCTTGTTGTAGAGCGGGTACTGCCCGGCGGCGTTGCGTTCCTGGTAGGTGCCATCGAGCCGTTCGATCACCAGCTGGCACACGCTGGAGCGCACCCCGAACCAGATCGGCGTGCACATCACGAGGATGTCAGCCGCCTTCACTTTTGCCAGGATCTGGGGCCACTCGTCGCCGTCGCCCTCGTCGGAGGAGGTCCCGGTGAGGACCCGGTAGTCCACCACCCGGACCAGCTCGCTGTCCACCTCCATGGCGTCGAACCATTTGATGACCGTGCGGGCCAGCCCCTCGGTGTGCGACACCGCCGGGGACCGCTTCAGAGTGCAGTTCAGGAACAGCGCACGCAGGGGGGCCACTCCCACCTCCTTAGGTTCGCTCCGCATCCCGCCTTCGGATGCCGCCTGCAGAACCTATCCGATTGGCGAGCAGCTACGCCCCTTTCCGTTCTTGAAACGGGGGGCAACCCGGAGCACACTAGACACAGAGCTGGGCAATTTCGGCCGGAAACGTGCTGGAAATGTCTCAACAAAGCCTACTGGGAGGTCCGCGGCTGTGAGCGCTCGCCGGGTACGCGGGACCCCCTGCCGGTCTTCGCCCCCACCGCCCGGGCACTGCCGAGCCCGCGGTCCCTAATTCCGGGGTGCCGAAAAGC belongs to Actinomycetota bacterium and includes:
- a CDS encoding flavodoxin family protein gives rise to the protein MRALFLNCTLKRSPAVSHTEGLARTVIKWFDAMEVDSELVRVVDYRVLTGTSSDEGDGDEWPQILAKVKAADILVMCTPIWFGVRSSVCQLVIERLDGTYQERNAAGQYPLYNKVAGVVVTGNEDGAHSAAETTLFNMTHLGCTVPPNADTYWVGDAGPGPSYLDVGQDHAYTKRTTRWMAHNLVHMARILQAHPIPAEGNTFDPEEEHMPHAG